One Halichoerus grypus chromosome 1, mHalGry1.hap1.1, whole genome shotgun sequence genomic region harbors:
- the LOC118552901 gene encoding zinc finger protein 559-like isoform X3 — MVTFFFCLCEEKSEEERIVTRCLTNYSQDPVTFEDVAVEFTQEAWILLDQTQRRLCRDVMLENYKSLAAIDWEICLNTKWSAPQQNILQGKTPSVVEMRE; from the exons ATG GTCaccttttttttctgcctttgtgaGGAGAAGTCAGAAGAGGAAAGGATAGTGACCAGGTGTCTGACAAATTATTCTCAG GACCCAGTGACCTTTGAGGATGTGGCTGTGGAATTCACCCAGGAGGCGTGGATTTTGCTGGATCAAACTCAGAGAAGGCTGTGCAgagatgtgatgctggagaactacAAGAGTCTGGCTGCAATAG ATTGGGAGATTTGTCTTAATACCAAATGGTCAGCACCTCAGCAGAATATTTTGCAGGGGAAAACACCCAGTGTGGTAGAAATG